One genomic segment of Novisyntrophococcus fermenticellae includes these proteins:
- the hisC gene encoding histidinol-phosphate transaminase, producing MKEWEKLVRKVTPYVPGEQPNERDIVKLNTNENPYPPAPGVQRVLREMKADELRLYPDPTAAGLVECIAQYYQVKSSQVFTGVGSDDVLAMAFMTFFNGKDPVLFPEITYSFYDVWADVFRIPYQQIPLDEKFQIVPSDYFGENRKNGGIIFPNPNAPTGVELPQEAIESILLHNPDVVVIVDEAYVDFGAESALPFIDKYENLLIVQTFSKSRSMAGMRIGYAIGSEKLIRYLNDVKYSVNSYTMNRTALALGIEAIKDDAYFKKNLKNLMETREWVKDELKGLGFLFEDSKANFIFASHKSVPAKEIFEELKKEHIYVRYFPKPRIDNYLRISIGTRGEMGKLLNAMKKFLK from the coding sequence ATGAAAGAATGGGAGAAACTTGTAAGAAAAGTGACACCGTATGTGCCGGGTGAACAGCCCAATGAGCGGGATATAGTTAAGTTAAATACCAACGAGAATCCCTATCCGCCTGCACCGGGAGTTCAGCGTGTTTTACGTGAAATGAAGGCGGACGAGCTGAGATTGTATCCGGATCCTACGGCTGCCGGCCTGGTTGAATGTATAGCGCAATACTATCAGGTGAAGAGCAGCCAGGTATTTACAGGAGTTGGTTCAGACGATGTGCTGGCTATGGCTTTCATGACATTTTTTAATGGAAAAGATCCTGTCCTGTTTCCGGAAATTACGTATTCTTTCTATGATGTATGGGCAGATGTGTTTCGCATCCCTTACCAGCAGATACCGCTGGATGAGAAATTTCAAATTGTACCGTCAGACTACTTTGGTGAAAACAGGAAAAACGGGGGTATCATATTTCCGAATCCGAATGCCCCTACAGGCGTTGAGCTTCCTCAGGAAGCTATTGAATCCATCCTGTTACATAATCCGGATGTTGTCGTGATTGTGGACGAAGCCTATGTTGATTTCGGAGCTGAATCGGCACTGCCTTTTATCGACAAATATGAAAATCTCTTAATTGTTCAGACTTTTTCGAAATCCCGTTCCATGGCCGGCATGCGGATCGGATATGCAATCGGCAGTGAAAAACTGATTCGCTATCTGAATGATGTCAAGTATTCCGTTAATTCATATACGATGAACAGAACAGCGCTTGCGCTTGGGATAGAAGCGATAAAGGATGATGCATATTTCAAAAAAAATCTGAAGAATCTCATGGAAACCAGAGAATGGGTGAAGGATGAGCTAAAAGGACTGGGCTTTCTATTCGAAGATTCCAAAGCCAATTTTATATTTGCATCTCACAAATCCGTGCCGGCAAAAGAAATATTCGAAGAATTGAAAAAAGAACATATCTATGTGAGATATTTTCCCAAACCCCGAATAGATAATTATCTCAGGATATCGATTGGGACCAGAGGGGAGATGGGGAAACTGTTAAATGCCATGAAGAAGTTTCTGAAATAA
- a CDS encoding hydratase produces MIQLMGSGAYLVHGEHLIADDYEAQAKLKSLTGKGAIKEEASRNTIAYRILKDHNTSDDMKNLRIKFDELASHDITFVGIIQTARASGLEKFPIPYVLTNCHNSLCAVGGTINEDDHMFGLTCAKKYGGVYVPPHQAVIHQFAREMMAGGGKMILGSDSHTRYGALGTMAMGEGGPELVKQLLNKTYDIAMPEVVGVYMTGKPQPGVGPQDIALAIIGEVFNNGYVKNKVMEFVGPGVANLSADYRIGIDVMTTETTCLSSIWKTDDKIREYYDIHGRTAEYKELNPGEISYYDGMITVELDKVKPMIAMPFHPSNTYTIEELNANLTDILEDVEKKAQVSLDGKVSFHLKDKVRNGRLYVEQGIIAGCAGGGFENICDAADILRGHSTGSDAFTLSVYPASTPIYMKLAKNGTLATLLETGAVVKTAFCGPCFGAGDTPANNAFSIRHSTRNFPNREGSKIQNGQISSVALMDARSIAATAANKGYLTPATEFAGEYTHPVYHFDKNIYANRVFDSKGKADPSVEIQFGPNIKDWPEMSSLPENLILKVVSEIHDPVTTTDELIPSGETSSFRSNPLGLAEFTLSRKDPAYVGRAKEVKAAQEALRDGNNPVEELPELKTVMDVISKFYPDVKMESMGIGSTIFAVKPGDGSAREQAASCQKVLGGWANIANEYATKRYRSNLINWGMLPFLVSPGSLPFKNGDYLFVPEIYKAVREKADVIIAYKVSDKLTPFEMKLGDLTDNEREIILKGCLINYYRAE; encoded by the coding sequence ATGATTCAATTGATGGGTAGCGGTGCTTATCTGGTGCACGGGGAACATCTGATTGCTGACGATTATGAAGCCCAGGCAAAGCTCAAATCTCTGACCGGTAAGGGTGCCATAAAAGAGGAGGCTTCCAGGAATACCATTGCATATAGAATTTTAAAAGACCATAATACCTCTGATGATATGAAGAATCTGCGTATCAAATTTGATGAACTGGCTTCTCACGATATTACCTTTGTGGGCATTATTCAGACTGCCCGTGCATCGGGTTTGGAGAAGTTTCCCATACCTTATGTGTTGACGAACTGCCATAATTCGCTTTGTGCCGTAGGTGGAACGATTAATGAAGACGATCATATGTTTGGACTTACCTGTGCAAAGAAGTATGGAGGAGTTTATGTGCCTCCTCATCAGGCTGTTATTCATCAATTTGCCCGTGAGATGATGGCCGGGGGAGGAAAGATGATTTTGGGATCTGACTCCCATACCCGATATGGTGCTCTTGGCACCATGGCTATGGGGGAAGGCGGTCCTGAGCTGGTAAAGCAGCTGCTGAATAAAACCTACGATATAGCTATGCCGGAGGTAGTGGGAGTTTATATGACCGGAAAACCTCAGCCGGGTGTAGGGCCTCAGGATATTGCATTGGCCATTATTGGTGAGGTATTTAACAATGGATATGTAAAAAATAAGGTTATGGAGTTTGTGGGTCCGGGAGTTGCAAACCTAAGTGCTGACTATCGGATCGGCATAGATGTTATGACGACGGAAACTACTTGCCTTTCCTCTATCTGGAAGACTGACGATAAAATCAGGGAATACTATGATATCCATGGAAGAACTGCAGAGTATAAGGAGTTGAATCCCGGAGAGATTTCATATTATGATGGGATGATTACAGTGGAACTTGATAAAGTAAAACCCATGATAGCCATGCCATTTCATCCCAGCAATACCTATACCATAGAAGAGTTGAATGCAAACCTGACGGATATCTTAGAGGATGTTGAGAAGAAAGCCCAGGTAAGCCTGGATGGTAAAGTATCATTCCATCTGAAAGACAAAGTGCGAAATGGCAGATTGTATGTGGAACAGGGAATTATTGCAGGCTGTGCAGGAGGCGGATTTGAGAATATCTGTGACGCTGCTGACATATTGAGGGGGCATAGTACAGGATCTGATGCATTTACACTCAGCGTATATCCCGCAAGCACGCCCATTTACATGAAATTAGCTAAGAATGGTACTTTGGCAACGCTTTTGGAAACAGGAGCTGTTGTAAAGACAGCGTTCTGCGGCCCCTGTTTTGGGGCAGGAGACACACCTGCTAACAATGCATTCAGTATCCGGCATTCAACAAGAAATTTCCCGAACAGGGAAGGATCCAAGATTCAGAACGGACAGATATCTTCGGTTGCACTGATGGATGCCCGTTCTATTGCTGCAACAGCAGCCAACAAAGGCTATTTGACTCCGGCAACAGAGTTTGCCGGTGAGTATACGCATCCGGTATATCATTTTGACAAAAATATCTATGCAAACAGAGTGTTTGACAGTAAGGGCAAGGCAGACCCGTCGGTCGAAATTCAATTTGGTCCGAATATAAAAGACTGGCCCGAGATGTCATCTCTTCCGGAAAATCTGATTTTGAAGGTAGTATCAGAAATCCATGATCCTGTTACGACAACCGATGAATTAATACCTTCCGGAGAAACCTCATCCTTTCGCTCCAATCCGCTTGGATTAGCGGAGTTTACGCTCTCCAGAAAAGACCCCGCTTATGTGGGCCGGGCGAAAGAAGTGAAAGCAGCCCAAGAGGCCCTTCGGGATGGAAATAATCCGGTAGAGGAACTGCCGGAATTAAAAACGGTGATGGATGTGATTTCTAAATTCTATCCAGATGTGAAGATGGAAAGTATGGGGATAGGTTCTACAATTTTTGCTGTGAAGCCAGGGGATGGTTCTGCAAGGGAGCAGGCTGCTTCCTGCCAGAAGGTACTTGGGGGATGGGCGAATATTGCAAATGAATATGCAACAAAAAGATATCGCTCCAACCTGATTAACTGGGGTATGCTGCCATTCCTGGTTTCCCCCGGGAGTCTGCCTTTTAAGAATGGGGATTATCTTTTTGTACCTGAAATTTATAAAGCGGTAAGAGAAAAAGCAGACGTCATCATCGCATATAAGGTTTCAGATAAACTTACGCCTTTTGAGATGAAATTAGGTGACCTGACAGATAATGAGCGTGAAATTATTTTGAAAGGATGTCTGATTAATTACTACAGGGCTGAATAA
- a CDS encoding substrate-binding domain-containing protein, which translates to MKCLRITGLSILLLVICISGCSSEDKAQVETSKEPIVTVTPAPTETDTPTPIPTKEADIEVTLSNSQELTADYTTMKDIPVERGTYIAVVAKGLDSTYWTNVKKGAQRAIKALNEELGYTGADKVRITFEGPGDNSDVDAQINTIDAVLAENPSVLCLSAIDMQSCDAQLETAAENGIPVVIIDSGVQNDLISAACATNNYTAGEEAARKMSEAIGGSGEIAIMAHQQSAQSSMDRVAGFTDEIQKNHPDITIVDTSYENEEKTVHDMVSGVLKEHMKLAGYFCTNEGMTNKTLEALQTEENTKVQVIGFDSGQIQMDAVAAGKEYGMICQNPYGMGYASMVAAARLAAHLPVDPYISSGYQWIEKSNIDLPENQQYLYK; encoded by the coding sequence ATGAAGTGCTTAAGAATTACAGGGTTATCAATACTTCTTCTGGTAATCTGTATTTCAGGATGTAGCAGTGAGGATAAGGCACAAGTGGAAACATCAAAAGAGCCGATAGTCACGGTAACTCCTGCACCCACAGAGACAGACACACCCACACCTATACCAACAAAAGAGGCTGATATTGAAGTTACCTTATCTAACTCTCAGGAATTGACAGCCGACTATACAACGATGAAAGATATTCCGGTGGAGCGTGGAACTTACATAGCCGTGGTTGCGAAAGGATTGGATTCTACTTATTGGACGAATGTAAAAAAAGGTGCACAGAGGGCTATTAAAGCATTGAACGAAGAACTGGGCTACACAGGGGCTGATAAGGTTCGCATTACGTTTGAAGGGCCGGGTGACAATTCAGATGTAGATGCTCAGATCAATACCATAGATGCCGTATTAGCGGAAAATCCATCGGTGCTGTGCCTTTCTGCTATTGATATGCAGTCCTGTGATGCGCAGCTGGAGACTGCGGCTGAGAATGGAATACCGGTTGTGATTATTGACTCGGGTGTGCAGAATGATTTGATTTCAGCTGCATGTGCTACGAATAACTATACTGCCGGTGAGGAAGCTGCGAGGAAGATGAGTGAGGCTATCGGCGGTTCTGGTGAAATAGCGATTATGGCGCATCAACAAAGTGCACAGAGCAGTATGGACCGCGTTGCCGGGTTCACGGACGAGATTCAGAAGAATCATCCGGATATTACAATTGTGGACACATCTTATGAGAATGAAGAGAAGACGGTGCATGATATGGTTTCAGGGGTGCTGAAAGAGCATATGAAATTGGCCGGATATTTTTGTACGAATGAAGGTATGACGAATAAAACGCTGGAAGCTTTGCAGACAGAAGAAAATACAAAAGTTCAGGTAATTGGGTTCGATTCCGGGCAGATACAGATGGATGCGGTTGCAGCAGGAAAAGAGTACGGCATGATTTGCCAGAATCCGTATGGTATGGGATATGCGTCTATGGTAGCAGCAGCCCGCCTGGCAGCTCATCTCCCCGTAGATCCATATATCAGCTCGGGCTATCAATGGATTGAAAAATCCAATATTGATCTGCCGGAGAATCAGCAATACTTATATAAATGA
- a CDS encoding S8 family peptidase, translated as MANQKIENLLNLALEATPEERRRSYNLNLGYEAEQNAWEVIVRYQGDISFLREEGIVVTPLLGNYAILVIPTGLVDTVAMLPQITYMEKPKRLNFATYQGRAISCINPLQQDPVNGLFGNGILVACIDSGIDYKHPDFQNDDGTTRILRLWDQTISTGPPPEGYNIGTEYTDTQINEALQGNPSAVPSSDYSGHGTAVMGIAAGNGRASGGVNAGVATQSTLLVVKLGTPTSTDFPRTTQLIQGIDYVVRLSLSLQMPLAINLSFGNNYGSHSGDSIMETYINMVSDLGQNVICIGSGNEGNTSLHTSGVLTNDATATIEFSVGTYEPNLNVQLWKSYVDDFDVYLQHPGGAVAGPVNPISGTQRFSLPGVSVLVYYGMPSPYAFTQEIYFDFLPSGTNSYITSGIWSFRLVPHDIVEGAYNLWLPSGSSIGTNTRFLTPTADSTLTIPSTAFRALTVGAYDSRIQTYADFSGRGYTRILSTLKPDLVAPGVRINAPSTGTGSSYSEVTGTSFATPFVTGSAALMMEWGILKGNDTFLYGEKVKAYLRKGARSLPGFNEYPNPLVGYGALCLRDSLPQ; from the coding sequence ATGGCCAATCAAAAAATCGAAAATCTATTAAATCTTGCTCTCGAGGCTACTCCCGAAGAAAGACGGCGTTCATACAATTTGAATCTCGGATATGAAGCGGAACAAAATGCATGGGAAGTTATCGTTCGTTACCAGGGCGATATCAGTTTTCTGAGAGAAGAGGGAATTGTTGTTACCCCTCTGCTGGGAAACTATGCCATCCTGGTGATACCGACAGGACTGGTGGATACTGTCGCCATGCTTCCTCAAATCACTTATATGGAAAAACCCAAGCGCCTGAACTTTGCGACCTACCAGGGCCGGGCAATTTCCTGTATCAATCCCCTGCAGCAAGATCCCGTAAACGGATTATTCGGGAATGGAATCCTGGTGGCCTGTATAGATTCAGGGATTGATTACAAGCATCCAGACTTTCAGAATGATGACGGCACCACCCGGATTCTGCGCCTGTGGGATCAGACGATTTCCACAGGCCCACCGCCGGAGGGTTACAATATCGGCACTGAATATACAGACACGCAGATTAATGAGGCACTACAAGGTAATCCTTCCGCTGTACCCAGTTCCGATTACAGCGGACACGGAACCGCAGTTATGGGAATTGCTGCAGGCAATGGCCGGGCTTCCGGTGGTGTCAACGCCGGCGTGGCTACACAAAGTACACTGCTTGTGGTAAAACTCGGAACCCCTACCAGTACGGATTTTCCCCGTACGACCCAACTCATTCAAGGCATTGACTATGTAGTACGGCTCTCACTCTCCCTTCAGATGCCTCTGGCAATTAATTTAAGCTTTGGTAATAATTATGGCTCCCACAGCGGAGACTCCATTATGGAAACATATATCAATATGGTATCAGACCTGGGGCAGAATGTAATATGTATCGGAAGCGGCAATGAGGGAAACACCTCGCTTCACACAAGCGGAGTTTTAACGAATGATGCCACAGCAACGATTGAATTCAGTGTCGGGACATACGAACCCAACCTGAATGTTCAGCTTTGGAAATCCTATGTAGATGACTTTGACGTTTATCTCCAGCATCCCGGAGGTGCAGTGGCCGGCCCTGTTAATCCCATATCGGGAACACAGCGGTTTTCACTGCCGGGCGTATCCGTTCTGGTTTATTACGGCATGCCTTCCCCTTATGCCTTTACCCAGGAAATCTATTTTGATTTTCTGCCCTCAGGTACGAATTCCTATATTACCTCTGGTATCTGGTCCTTCCGTCTGGTACCTCATGATATCGTAGAAGGAGCCTACAACCTCTGGCTTCCCAGTGGCAGTTCCATAGGTACGAATACCAGATTCCTTACACCAACCGCAGACTCGACGCTGACTATTCCTTCCACTGCATTTCGGGCACTTACTGTCGGAGCTTATGACTCCCGTATCCAGACTTATGCTGATTTTTCCGGCCGGGGCTATACGAGAATACTTTCAACATTAAAGCCTGACCTTGTTGCCCCCGGAGTACGAATCAATGCGCCCAGTACGGGAACAGGCTCCTCCTACAGTGAAGTTACCGGAACATCGTTTGCAACACCTTTTGTAACGGGCAGCGCCGCTCTCATGATGGAATGGGGGATTCTAAAAGGGAATGACACATTTTTATATGGAGAGAAAGTAAAGGCCTACCTGCGAAAAGGTGCACGCAGTCTCCCGGGATTTAATGAATATCCGAATCCCCTGGTTGGATACGGGGCACTTTGCCTCAGAGACAGCCTTCCTCAATAA
- the dapF gene encoding diaminopimelate epimerase, with protein sequence MKFTKMHGCGNDYVYVNCMEENVENPSRMAKLVSDRHFGIGSDGLILIKPSDVADFEMEMYNADGSRGAMCGNGIRCVAKYVYEYGLTDKTSISVDTKSGIKYLELTIKDGKAVQIRVNMGEPILETVKIPVLADEQELINAPISVDGKEYRMTCVSMGNPHAVIYMDDLENLNIEKLGPKFEHHERFPDRVNTEFVKVLDKHTVQMRVWERGSGETLACGTGACAVAVATILNRLVDGNQVEVRLLGGTLQITWDRGENIVYMTGPAEIVFDGEFKWF encoded by the coding sequence ATGAAATTTACGAAGATGCATGGATGCGGCAATGATTACGTATATGTGAACTGTATGGAAGAAAACGTTGAGAATCCCTCCCGGATGGCAAAGCTGGTGAGCGACCGGCATTTTGGAATCGGGTCTGATGGTCTGATTCTGATAAAGCCTTCCGATGTGGCCGATTTTGAAATGGAAATGTACAATGCGGATGGTTCCAGGGGAGCTATGTGCGGTAATGGGATTCGATGTGTGGCCAAGTATGTCTATGAATACGGACTGACGGATAAAACCTCAATCAGTGTGGATACGAAAAGTGGTATCAAGTATCTGGAGCTGACCATAAAAGATGGAAAGGCGGTACAGATTCGGGTAAATATGGGCGAGCCGATTCTGGAAACTGTAAAAATACCGGTGTTGGCCGATGAGCAGGAGCTGATTAACGCTCCTATATCAGTGGATGGGAAAGAATACCGAATGACCTGCGTTTCTATGGGAAATCCGCATGCTGTAATCTACATGGATGATTTGGAAAATCTGAATATTGAAAAGCTTGGTCCGAAATTCGAACATCATGAACGTTTTCCGGATCGGGTAAATACGGAGTTTGTCAAAGTTTTGGACAAGCATACCGTACAGATGCGGGTATGGGAAAGAGGATCGGGAGAAACCCTGGCCTGTGGCACCGGTGCATGTGCGGTTGCGGTTGCAACCATCTTGAACCGTTTGGTGGACGGAAACCAGGTTGAGGTACGGCTGCTGGGAGGTACTCTGCAGATTACCTGGGACAGAGGAGAAAATATCGTGTACATGACAGGACCTGCCGAGATTGTATTTGATGGAGAATTCAAGTGGTTTTAA
- the mscL gene encoding large conductance mechanosensitive channel protein MscL, which yields MEKKGFISEFKEFIMRGNVIDLAVGVIIGGAFQKIVTSLVNDIIMPVVTRITGGVNFENWFIALDGNKYRTLKEASDAAAPTLNYGVFITEVIQFVIMAFVIFLLVKFMNRVASLRKVDTKEEPAVTKICPYCKSEIDIEATRCPHCTSILETEASSEV from the coding sequence ATGGAAAAGAAGGGATTTATCAGTGAATTTAAAGAATTCATCATGCGTGGAAACGTAATTGATCTGGCTGTCGGTGTTATTATTGGTGGTGCATTTCAAAAAATCGTAACATCTCTTGTTAACGACATTATCATGCCGGTAGTGACCAGGATAACCGGAGGTGTCAATTTCGAAAACTGGTTTATCGCTCTGGATGGAAATAAATACCGCACCCTTAAAGAGGCGTCAGATGCAGCGGCACCTACCTTGAACTATGGAGTGTTCATCACCGAAGTGATTCAGTTTGTAATTATGGCATTTGTAATCTTCCTGCTTGTAAAATTTATGAATCGGGTAGCAAGTCTTCGAAAAGTGGATACAAAGGAAGAACCGGCTGTTACCAAAATCTGTCCTTACTGTAAATCAGAGATTGATATAGAAGCTACTCGTTGTCCGCATTGTACTTCTATATTGGAAACGGAAGCGTCATCGGAAGTTTAA
- a CDS encoding TMEM198/TM7SF3 family protein, protein MYGLNSFYSLWDSSGGFLKEFYTAYSSYFLKGALVLALLNCFFGYKLRKLWSCIFGLLLGMAAGFAAGLYLNLPEKIIWAAVVAAGLIFTALAFLLYRIGMFFLCIGVVIMTLFQLFPIPTFSTICGFVVFGVVIGFLAIIKEHTVVICITSICGGIASAKLIMQIISNSSTVLTIFLAAALSALGLVLQFKPWKKKGYWKKKEAKSARKRKEKKGKTLLGKHKASKKKTKRIPGRKTHETGYQDQKQKKQRTSPETGGNTVVKKYPDSIPLNQSSTLPADRAGDDSYTVDLSDIRSEISKEVQDFYKEQHKSE, encoded by the coding sequence ATGTACGGACTTAATAGTTTTTATTCGCTATGGGATAGCTCGGGAGGATTTCTGAAAGAATTCTATACTGCCTATAGCTCTTACTTTCTTAAGGGAGCCCTTGTTCTTGCATTACTAAACTGCTTCTTTGGATACAAGCTTCGCAAACTCTGGAGCTGCATCTTCGGTTTACTCCTGGGCATGGCAGCAGGGTTCGCAGCAGGACTTTACCTCAATCTTCCTGAGAAAATAATATGGGCTGCCGTTGTCGCAGCAGGACTTATCTTTACCGCACTGGCTTTCCTCCTTTACCGCATAGGGATGTTTTTCCTGTGCATCGGTGTTGTAATCATGACCTTATTCCAGTTATTCCCTATACCAACCTTCAGTACAATCTGTGGTTTTGTAGTCTTTGGGGTAGTGATTGGTTTTTTGGCTATTATAAAAGAACACACCGTCGTTATCTGTATTACCTCCATATGCGGTGGAATCGCTTCAGCCAAACTGATTATGCAGATTATTTCAAATTCAAGTACTGTATTAACAATTTTTCTGGCCGCCGCCCTCTCTGCCTTGGGTCTTGTCTTACAGTTTAAACCTTGGAAGAAAAAAGGCTACTGGAAAAAGAAGGAGGCAAAAAGTGCCCGGAAACGTAAAGAAAAAAAGGGTAAGACTCTTCTTGGGAAACATAAAGCTTCCAAAAAGAAAACAAAAAGAATACCCGGCAGAAAAACTCATGAAACGGGATACCAGGATCAAAAGCAGAAAAAACAGAGAACAAGCCCGGAGACCGGCGGCAACACAGTTGTCAAAAAATACCCCGATTCCATCCCTCTAAATCAAAGCAGCACATTACCGGCTGATCGGGCAGGCGACGACTCCTATACAGTAGATTTATCTGATATACGCTCGGAAATATCCAAAGAGGTACAGGATTTCTATAAAGAACAGCATAAGAGTGAATAA
- a CDS encoding RluA family pseudouridine synthase, which produces MNFSEKDIFYEDKDIMVIKKMAGIPVQHARTGQMDLEHLLLNYLAAKEDSNARRIPYLGVIHRLDQPVEGILVFAKNQKSARILNDQMQKGQMKKEYLAIVQHQPEISNGILVDYLLENSRSNISRVVKKDDPGSKRAELEYRVLEKDELYGTALVQIILKTGRRHQIRVQMSHAGMPLCGDRKYNMSYNEKESLALCAYRLTFRHPTSGHTLMYESTPENPLFYRFHIQD; this is translated from the coding sequence ATGAATTTTAGTGAAAAAGATATTTTTTATGAAGATAAAGATATAATGGTGATAAAAAAAATGGCTGGAATTCCGGTACAGCATGCAAGAACAGGGCAGATGGATCTGGAACATTTGCTTTTGAATTACCTTGCAGCTAAGGAAGATAGTAATGCAAGAAGAATACCATATCTGGGAGTGATTCACCGACTTGACCAGCCAGTGGAAGGAATTCTTGTGTTTGCAAAGAATCAGAAATCTGCAAGGATATTGAACGACCAGATGCAAAAAGGGCAGATGAAGAAAGAATATCTTGCAATTGTGCAGCATCAGCCGGAGATATCTAATGGGATATTGGTTGATTATCTGCTGGAGAATAGCAGATCTAATATTTCAAGGGTAGTAAAAAAGGATGATCCCGGCAGTAAGAGGGCTGAACTGGAATACCGTGTATTAGAAAAGGATGAGTTATATGGGACGGCTTTGGTTCAAATCATATTAAAGACGGGCCGGCGTCACCAGATCAGAGTTCAGATGTCCCATGCAGGAATGCCTTTATGTGGAGACAGAAAATATAATATGAGTTATAATGAGAAGGAAAGTCTGGCCTTATGTGCTTATAGACTTACTTTTCGGCATCCCACATCCGGACATACTCTGATGTATGAATCTACACCGGAAAACCCTTTGTTTTATAGATTTCATATTCAAGATTAA
- a CDS encoding polysaccharide deacetylase family protein, with translation MDQKSHYSIRKAAFAMFAVLLVASCIVDAVRYLPGTITVSKSTVGERELPIYCVETEKHQVSLTFDLTWGNENTREILDILSARQVKATFFVTGDWVDSYPEEVKRIYEEGHDVGNSSESHRNMIPLTDMQCQQEILSLHNKVKELTGHEMYLFRAPFGDYDNQVIASAKSCGYYSIKWDVDSLDWKDYGVDSIVQTVTQNKHLDNGSIILCHNDAKYTAKALDSLIDNLQKQGYELVPLSQMMYRQSYYIDHEGRQISEEE, from the coding sequence ATGGATCAGAAATCTCACTACTCAATCAGAAAAGCTGCGTTTGCAATGTTTGCTGTATTGCTGGTAGCAAGCTGTATCGTGGATGCAGTAAGATATCTGCCCGGAACAATTACCGTAAGCAAGAGTACCGTAGGAGAACGGGAATTGCCCATATATTGTGTAGAAACAGAAAAACATCAGGTGTCACTTACCTTTGACCTGACATGGGGAAATGAAAATACCCGGGAGATACTGGATATATTGTCTGCCCGTCAGGTAAAAGCTACGTTCTTTGTGACAGGAGATTGGGTGGACAGTTATCCTGAGGAAGTTAAGCGTATCTATGAAGAAGGGCACGATGTGGGAAATTCTTCCGAAAGTCATAGAAATATGATTCCGTTGACGGATATGCAGTGTCAGCAGGAGATATTGAGTTTACATAACAAGGTTAAAGAGCTGACCGGTCATGAGATGTATTTATTCCGGGCGCCGTTTGGGGATTATGATAATCAGGTAATCGCGAGTGCAAAAAGCTGCGGCTATTACAGTATTAAGTGGGATGTGGACAGCTTGGACTGGAAGGACTACGGTGTGGATTCTATCGTACAGACTGTAACGCAGAATAAACATTTGGATAATGGCTCCATAATTTTGTGCCATAATGACGCAAAGTATACCGCCAAGGCTCTTGACAGCCTGATTGACAACCTGCAGAAACAAGGCTATGAACTTGTACCGCTTTCTCAGATGATGTATCGGCAAAGTTATTATATCGATCACGAAGGACGGCAGATATCAGAAGAAGAGTAG